In a genomic window of Streptomyces sp. NBC_01231:
- the raiA gene encoding ribosome-associated translation inhibitor RaiA, with amino-acid sequence MDIVVKGRKTEVPERFRKHVAEKLKLEKIQKLDGKVISLDVEVSKEPNPRQADRCDRVEITLRSRGPVIRAEAAASDPYAALDLAAEKLDARLRKQHDKRHTRRGSRRLTAAEVADHVPGAATLNGNGHPVHEEEPDGVPTKKIGSLEIKGDGPLVVREKTHVASPMTLDQALYEMELVGHDFYLFIDSETKEPSVVYRRHAYDYGVIHLSTDPMVTQAQPTTAGGTLGG; translated from the coding sequence GTGGACATCGTCGTCAAGGGCCGCAAGACCGAGGTGCCCGAGAGGTTCCGCAAGCACGTGGCCGAGAAGCTGAAGCTGGAGAAGATCCAGAAGCTCGACGGCAAGGTGATCAGCCTCGACGTCGAGGTGTCCAAGGAGCCCAACCCCCGACAGGCCGACCGCTGTGACCGAGTGGAGATCACGCTCCGCTCCCGCGGACCGGTGATCAGGGCGGAAGCGGCAGCCAGCGACCCGTATGCGGCACTCGATCTGGCGGCGGAGAAGCTGGACGCCCGGCTGCGCAAGCAGCACGACAAGCGCCACACGCGCCGAGGATCACGCCGGCTCACGGCGGCCGAGGTCGCCGACCACGTCCCGGGCGCCGCGACGCTCAACGGAAACGGCCACCCCGTCCACGAGGAAGAGCCGGACGGAGTACCCACCAAGAAGATCGGCTCGCTGGAGATCAAGGGGGACGGCCCCCTCGTCGTCCGCGAAAAGACACACGTCGCCTCCCCGATGACCCTCGACCAGGCCCTCTACGAGATGGAACTGGTCGGGCACGACTTCTATCTGTTCATCGACTCCGAGACCAAGGAGCCGAGTGTCGTCTACCGGCGGCACGCCTATGACTATGGCGTCATCCACCTCAGTACGGACCCGATGGTCACCCAGGCGCAGCCGACCACGGCGGGTGGCACGTTGGGCGGCTGA
- the mtrB gene encoding MtrAB system histidine kinase MtrB: MSEDGAASSPGRTGARAGRSVGRKTGGSRWGRLLESGLLQGGVQGSPVLRLFMRWIRRPLLPVMRLWRRNIQLKVVVTTLLMSMGVVLLLGFVVIGQVRNGLLDAKVKASQSQATGGFAVAKQKSDEAGAGTGDDAAPVDDRAEQNVIQWMSDLVESLSSGGQSAFDVVTLPAGGDTGGGRGPRASGDVDPSASVPEGLREQVDENTAAAQSYTRIVYSSTKESQPALVIGKQVNDPNGDPYQLYYLFPLTQEEKSLSLVKGTLATAGLFVVVLLGAIAWLVVRQVVTPVRMAAGIAERLSAGRLQERMKVTGEDDIARLGEAFNKMAQNLQLKIQQLEDLSRMQRRFVSDVSHELRTPLTTVRMAADVIHEAREDFDPVTARSAELLADQLDRFESLLADLLEISRFDAGAAALEAEPIDLRDVVRRVLSGAEPLAERKGTTIRVVGDQQPVVAEVDTRRVERVLRNLVVNAVEHGEGKDVVVKLAAAGGAVAVAVRDYGVGLKPGEATRVFSRFWRADPARARTTGGTGLGLSIALEDARLHGGWLQAWGEPGGGSQFRLTLPRTADEPLRGSPIPLEPKDSRRNRGLDDAGLPRGGGEKTATVPAQPTEGRGPSRGPIAPRPVSLAPTADPTALPGNGARVVPRPASSGGRPDEMPTGDEDGAGPRGSAASGPDGGPEDESTGSSGGASAGSAAVSSGRASTDPYEQGEAFRGR; the protein is encoded by the coding sequence ATGTCCGAAGACGGTGCCGCTTCGTCGCCCGGGCGGACCGGGGCTCGCGCGGGGCGGTCTGTCGGCCGGAAGACGGGAGGCTCCCGTTGGGGTCGCCTCCTCGAGAGCGGGCTGCTGCAGGGTGGCGTACAGGGCAGCCCGGTCCTGCGGCTGTTCATGCGCTGGATACGCCGGCCGCTGCTGCCTGTCATGCGGCTGTGGCGGCGCAACATCCAGCTCAAGGTCGTGGTCACCACCCTGCTGATGTCGATGGGGGTGGTTCTGCTGCTCGGTTTCGTCGTCATCGGACAGGTGCGCAACGGACTGCTGGACGCCAAGGTGAAGGCGTCGCAGAGCCAGGCCACCGGCGGGTTCGCGGTGGCCAAGCAGAAGTCCGACGAGGCGGGGGCCGGGACCGGCGACGACGCCGCCCCGGTGGACGACCGGGCCGAGCAGAATGTCATCCAGTGGATGAGCGACCTGGTGGAGTCGCTCTCCAGCGGCGGCCAGAGCGCCTTCGACGTGGTGACGCTTCCCGCGGGCGGCGACACCGGTGGCGGGCGCGGTCCCCGTGCCTCCGGTGACGTCGATCCGTCGGCCAGTGTGCCCGAGGGCCTGCGCGAGCAGGTTGACGAAAACACGGCTGCGGCCCAGAGCTACACACGCATCGTCTACAGCTCCACCAAGGAGTCCCAGCCGGCCCTGGTGATCGGTAAGCAGGTCAACGATCCGAACGGCGATCCGTACCAGCTGTACTACCTCTTCCCGCTCACCCAGGAGGAGAAGTCGCTGAGCCTGGTCAAGGGGACTCTTGCGACGGCCGGTCTCTTCGTCGTCGTACTTCTCGGGGCCATCGCGTGGCTGGTGGTGCGTCAGGTCGTCACGCCGGTGCGGATGGCGGCCGGGATCGCGGAGCGGCTGTCCGCCGGGCGGCTGCAGGAGCGGATGAAGGTCACCGGCGAGGACGACATCGCGCGGCTCGGTGAGGCCTTCAACAAGATGGCGCAGAACCTTCAGCTGAAGATCCAGCAGCTGGAGGACCTCTCGCGGATGCAGCGGCGGTTCGTGTCGGACGTGTCGCACGAGCTGCGGACTCCGCTGACGACGGTCCGGATGGCGGCCGACGTCATTCATGAGGCGCGTGAGGACTTCGACCCCGTGACCGCGCGGTCGGCGGAACTGCTCGCCGACCAGCTGGACCGGTTCGAGTCGCTGCTCGCGGACCTCTTGGAGATCAGCCGCTTCGACGCGGGAGCGGCGGCGCTGGAGGCCGAGCCGATCGACCTGAGGGATGTCGTGCGGCGGGTCCTCAGCGGGGCCGAGCCGCTTGCCGAGCGCAAGGGGACGACGATACGGGTGGTCGGCGACCAGCAGCCCGTGGTCGCGGAAGTCGACACCCGGCGGGTCGAGCGGGTGTTGCGCAACCTCGTCGTCAACGCCGTGGAACACGGCGAGGGCAAGGACGTCGTGGTCAAGCTCGCCGCCGCGGGCGGGGCGGTGGCGGTCGCGGTGCGCGACTACGGCGTAGGACTCAAGCCCGGTGAGGCGACGCGTGTCTTCAGCCGCTTCTGGCGGGCCGACCCGGCACGCGCTCGTACCACCGGCGGTACGGGCCTTGGGCTGTCCATCGCCTTGGAGGACGCGCGGTTGCACGGCGGCTGGCTGCAGGCATGGGGCGAGCCGGGCGGTGGCTCGCAGTTCAGGTTGACGCTGCCACGCACCGCGGACGAGCCGCTGCGGGGTTCTCCGATACCGCTTGAGCCCAAGGACTCGCGCCGCAATCGAGGGCTCGACGACGCCGGGCTGCCGCGCGGTGGCGGAGAGAAGACGGCGACCGTGCCCGCGCAGCCGACAGAGGGCAGGGGGCCGTCACGGGGCCCGATCGCGCCCCGCCCGGTGTCCCTGGCACCCACGGCCGACCCGACGGCGTTGCCCGGCAACGGCGCGCGTGTGGTGCCCCGCCCGGCATCGAGCGGGGGACGGCCGGACGAGATGCCCACCGGGGACGAGGATGGGGCCGGGCCGCGGGGCAGTGCCGCGAGCGGGCCGGACGGCGGGCCGGAGGACGAATCGACGGGTTCTTCCGGGGGCGCGTCGGCTGGATCGGCGGCGGTTTCGTCGGGCAGGGCGTCAACGGATCCGTACGAACAAGGGGAGGCGTTTCGTGGGCGTTGA
- a CDS encoding LpqB family beta-propeller domain-containing protein, producing MGVEREGGARRGAGRAVAYAACGVVLLAGCASMPDSGDLRGVESTPRQDTQVRVFAMPPQEDAKPPTIVQGFLEALTSDDPHYETARKYLTAEAAKTWRPERATTVLAEGPGIVVEPAGARPESDDLLFTLTGSKVAAVDAQGAYAPADGNYRQSVHLVKDQKTDQWRIDGLPQGVVMGKSDFQRNYMSVDKYYYASNTTSETRAQAVAVADPVYVRERVDAMTQMVRSLLSGPTSWLGPVVRSSFPTGTQLRKGVTALTPDDQNKLTVPLNDKAARVGSTVCDSMAAQILFTLQNLTPAVDEVALEARGKQLCSLNEDRDDADAVALRGSVQDPGYLYFVDGKHRLVRMAADGSGTKPDPVPGALGEGDKEFQSVAVSRDEHRAAGVGIDGKSLYVGSMTSGGSLGSPVLTSAGATAHDRLTAPSWDGEGDLWVADRNPRDARLLVLEKGAGEPLKVETPGLDGRIKDIRVAADGVRIALVVEKGGRQSLLIGRIERGEKSGGRSPVAVQELRSAASELEEVTTISWAGDSRLVVVGREQEGVQQMRYVQVDGSTPEGPPPAALTGVKEIAASEDDQLPLVAYSEDGIVRLPSGAQWQKVDADGTAPVYPG from the coding sequence GTGGGCGTTGAGCGCGAGGGGGGCGCCCGGCGCGGAGCGGGGCGCGCGGTGGCGTACGCAGCCTGTGGTGTCGTGCTGCTGGCCGGGTGCGCCTCGATGCCCGACAGCGGGGATCTGCGCGGCGTCGAGTCGACGCCGCGCCAGGACACGCAGGTGCGGGTCTTCGCCATGCCGCCCCAGGAGGATGCGAAGCCCCCGACGATCGTCCAGGGCTTCCTGGAGGCGCTGACCAGCGACGATCCGCACTATGAGACGGCCCGCAAGTATCTGACCGCCGAGGCCGCGAAAACGTGGCGGCCGGAGCGGGCCACCACGGTGCTCGCCGAAGGGCCGGGCATCGTCGTCGAGCCTGCGGGCGCTCGGCCGGAGTCCGACGACCTCCTGTTCACGCTGACCGGCAGCAAGGTCGCCGCGGTGGACGCCCAGGGGGCGTACGCGCCCGCCGACGGGAACTACCGCCAGTCGGTGCACCTCGTCAAGGACCAGAAGACCGACCAGTGGCGCATCGACGGGCTGCCGCAGGGTGTCGTCATGGGTAAGTCGGACTTCCAGCGCAACTACATGTCCGTCGACAAGTACTACTACGCCTCGAACACGACTTCCGAAACGCGCGCGCAGGCAGTGGCAGTCGCCGATCCCGTGTACGTACGTGAGCGTGTGGACGCCATGACGCAGATGGTGCGGTCCCTGCTCAGCGGGCCCACCAGCTGGCTGGGGCCGGTCGTCCGGTCGAGTTTCCCCACCGGGACCCAGCTGCGAAAGGGCGTCACCGCGTTGACGCCGGACGACCAGAACAAGCTGACCGTGCCGCTGAACGACAAGGCCGCCCGGGTCGGTTCGACCGTGTGCGACTCCATGGCGGCCCAGATCCTGTTCACCCTGCAGAACCTCACGCCCGCGGTGGACGAGGTCGCCCTGGAGGCGCGCGGCAAGCAGCTCTGCTCACTCAACGAAGATCGGGACGACGCCGACGCCGTCGCGCTGCGCGGTTCGGTGCAGGACCCCGGGTACCTGTACTTCGTCGACGGCAAGCACCGGCTGGTGCGGATGGCGGCCGACGGCAGCGGAACGAAGCCCGATCCCGTCCCGGGAGCACTGGGCGAGGGCGACAAGGAATTCCAGTCGGTCGCGGTGTCGCGCGACGAGCACAGGGCGGCCGGCGTCGGCATCGACGGCAAGTCGCTGTACGTCGGGTCGATGACGTCGGGAGGGTCCCTCGGGAGCCCGGTGCTGACCAGTGCCGGTGCGACGGCCCACGACCGGCTGACCGCGCCCAGCTGGGACGGGGAGGGCGACCTGTGGGTGGCCGACCGTAATCCCCGTGACGCCCGGCTCCTGGTGCTGGAGAAGGGCGCGGGCGAGCCGCTCAAGGTGGAGACTCCGGGGCTGGACGGCCGTATCAAGGACATTCGAGTGGCCGCCGACGGCGTGCGGATCGCGCTCGTGGTGGAGAAGGGCGGCCGGCAGTCCCTGCTCATCGGCCGGATCGAGCGCGGTGAGAAGTCCGGCGGGCGGTCGCCCGTAGCGGTCCAGGAACTGCGTTCCGCGGCATCGGAGCTGGAGGAGGTCACGACCATCTCCTGGGCCGGTGACAGCCGGCTCGTGGTGGTCGGCCGCGAGCAGGAGGGTGTGCAGCAGATGCGGTACGTCCAGGTTGACGGCTCCACCCCGGAGGGGCCGCCGCCCGCGGCGCTGACCGGCGTGAAGGAGATCGCCGCGTCCGAGGACGACCAGTTGCCGTTGGTGGCGTACTCGGAGGACGGGATCGTGCGGCTGCCGTCCGGGGCGCAATGGCAGAAGGTGGACGCGGACGGGACGGCGCCGGTCTATCCGGGGTGA
- a CDS encoding winged helix DNA-binding domain-containing protein, giving the protein MTTPLPTTPLSADEARRLALRAQGFLGAPDRKSGVRGVLRHLGAVQLDTISVLARSHELIPYARLGTVGRKTIENAYWKDTHAFEYWSHAACILPIEEWPHFAFRRRAYRNRPHWNHDLPDGAYDQVIKQLRAEGPLTATELGGAKRTSEWWDWSGAKVAVERALMYGEVVCVERRGWKRVYDLAERAVPETLLHDDLDDSECLRRLVRLAGQSLGVGTRADIADYHRLKGEQVDAVIADSGLVPVTVEGWGKHAWADPAALETPPRGRHRTTLLSPFDSLVWERARTERIFGFTHRLEAYVPKPKRVYGYFAMPVLAGGQLVGRVDPAREGRTLVARQVTLNSPKAVPAVAQALVEAASWVDCSDVRVERVDAPDLREPLTRELARALT; this is encoded by the coding sequence ATGACGACCCCGCTCCCCACCACCCCCCTCTCCGCAGACGAGGCACGCCGCCTCGCTCTGAGAGCCCAAGGCTTCCTCGGCGCCCCCGACCGCAAGTCGGGCGTGCGAGGCGTACTCCGTCACCTCGGCGCGGTCCAACTCGACACCATCTCGGTCCTCGCCCGCTCCCACGAACTCATCCCGTACGCCCGCCTGGGAACCGTAGGCCGCAAGACCATCGAGAACGCCTACTGGAAGGACACCCACGCCTTCGAGTACTGGTCCCACGCCGCCTGCATCCTCCCCATCGAGGAGTGGCCCCACTTCGCCTTCCGCCGACGCGCCTACCGCAACCGCCCACATTGGAACCACGACCTCCCCGACGGCGCCTACGACCAGGTCATCAAGCAACTCCGCGCCGAAGGCCCCCTCACGGCCACAGAATTGGGCGGCGCCAAAAGGACCAGCGAGTGGTGGGACTGGTCCGGCGCAAAGGTGGCTGTCGAGCGCGCCCTCATGTACGGCGAAGTGGTCTGCGTCGAACGCCGCGGCTGGAAGCGCGTGTACGACCTCGCCGAACGCGCCGTACCCGAAACCCTGTTGCACGACGACCTGGACGACAGCGAGTGCCTGCGCCGCCTGGTCCGCCTGGCCGGCCAGTCCCTGGGAGTGGGCACCCGCGCCGACATCGCCGACTACCACCGCCTCAAGGGCGAGCAGGTCGACGCGGTGATCGCCGACTCGGGCCTGGTCCCGGTCACGGTCGAGGGCTGGGGCAAGCATGCCTGGGCGGACCCCGCGGCCCTGGAGACACCCCCGCGCGGCCGCCACCGCACCACGCTCCTGTCCCCCTTCGACTCCCTCGTCTGGGAGCGGGCCCGCACGGAACGCATCTTCGGCTTCACCCACCGCCTGGAGGCGTACGTCCCCAAGCCGAAGCGGGTGTACGGCTACTTCGCGATGCCGGTGCTCGCCGGCGGCCAACTGGTCGGCCGCGTGGACCCGGCCCGCGAGGGCCGCACCCTGGTCGCCCGGCAGGTGACCCTGAACAGCCCGAAGGCCGTCCCGGCGGTCGCACAGGCCCTGGTCGAGGCGGCGAGCTGGGTGGACTGCTCGGACGTACGCGTGGAAAGGGTGGACGCCCCGGACCTCCGCGAGCCCCTCACCCGAGAACTCGCCCGCGCCCTCACCTGA
- the mtrA gene encoding two-component system response regulator MtrA, whose product MKGRVLVVDDDTALAEMLGIVLRGEGFEPSFVADGDKALAAFRESKPDLVLLDLMLPGRDGIEVCRLIRAESGVPIVMLTAKSDTVDVVVGLESGADDYIVKPFKPKELVARIRARLRRSEEPTPEQLAIGDLVIDVAGHSVKRDGQSIALTPLEFDLLVALARKPWQVFTREVLLEQVWGYRHAADTRLVNVHVQRLRSKVEKDPERPEIVVTVRGVGYKAGPS is encoded by the coding sequence ATGAAGGGACGAGTCCTTGTCGTCGACGACGACACCGCACTGGCCGAGATGCTCGGCATTGTGCTGCGTGGTGAAGGTTTTGAACCGTCTTTTGTAGCTGACGGCGACAAGGCGCTGGCCGCTTTCCGTGAGTCCAAGCCCGACCTCGTGCTGCTCGATCTGATGCTGCCGGGCCGGGACGGTATCGAGGTGTGCCGCCTGATCAGGGCGGAGTCCGGGGTGCCGATCGTGATGCTCACGGCGAAGAGCGACACCGTCGACGTCGTCGTGGGCCTGGAGTCGGGGGCCGACGACTACATCGTGAAGCCGTTCAAGCCGAAGGAGCTGGTGGCCCGGATCCGGGCGCGGCTGCGGAGGTCCGAGGAGCCGACTCCCGAACAGCTCGCCATAGGCGATCTGGTCATCGACGTGGCAGGTCACTCCGTGAAGCGGGACGGGCAGTCGATCGCACTGACGCCGCTGGAGTTCGATCTGCTGGTCGCACTGGCCCGCAAGCCCTGGCAGGTTTTCACGCGTGAGGTGCTGCTGGAGCAGGTGTGGGGCTACCGGCACGCGGCGGACACGCGGCTGGTCAATGTGCACGTGCAGCGGCTGCGCTCCAAGGTCGAGAAGGACCCGGAGCGGCCGGAGATCGTGGTGACCGTCCGGGGTGTGGGATACAAGGCAGGACCGAGCTGA
- a CDS encoding GNAT family N-acetyltransferase: protein MDPVTLTTDRLALRTVDARHTDSVYAAAQDPDIQRWTTIPTPYRREHARSFTHEVAPEGWACDTMYTWGVFLPEGEDLVGMLSITMRSPGTAEIGYWGTKEHRGNGYLTEATRSASHWAFDRAGVDRMEWRAEVGNHASRAVAERAGFTVEGTLRSAIINKGVRRDCWLASLLPSDLSLPSTAPYTPTPPPTT, encoded by the coding sequence ATGGACCCCGTCACGCTCACCACGGACCGCCTCGCCCTGCGCACGGTCGACGCGCGGCACACCGACTCCGTGTACGCGGCCGCCCAGGACCCCGACATCCAGCGCTGGACCACGATCCCCACGCCCTACCGCCGCGAGCACGCCCGGAGCTTCACGCATGAGGTGGCCCCCGAGGGCTGGGCCTGCGACACGATGTACACGTGGGGTGTCTTCCTCCCCGAGGGCGAGGACCTCGTGGGCATGCTCAGCATCACCATGCGCTCCCCCGGCACGGCCGAGATCGGCTACTGGGGCACCAAGGAGCACCGCGGCAACGGCTATCTGACGGAGGCCACCCGCAGCGCCTCCCACTGGGCCTTCGACCGAGCCGGCGTCGACCGCATGGAATGGCGCGCGGAAGTAGGCAACCATGCCTCCCGCGCGGTGGCAGAACGGGCAGGCTTCACCGTCGAGGGCACCCTCCGCTCCGCCATCATCAACAAGGGCGTACGCCGAGACTGCTGGCTAGCCTCCCTACTCCCCTCAGACCTGTCCCTACCGTCCACAGCCCCCTACACCCCAACACCCCCACCCACCACCTGA
- the secA gene encoding preprotein translocase subunit SecA: MSVLSKIMRAGEGKILRKLHRIADQVSSIEEDFVDLSDAELRALTDEYKQRYAEGESLDDLLPEAFATVREAAKRVLGQRHYDVQMMGGAALHLGYVAEMKTGEGKTLVGTLPAYLNALAGKGVHLITVNDYLAERDSEMMGRVHKLLGLNVGCILANMTPAQRREQYACDITYGTNNEFGFDYLRDNMAWSQDELVQRGHNYAIVDEVDSILVDEARTPLIISGPADQATKWYGDFAKLVTRLKRGEAGNPLKGIEETGDYEVDEKKRTVAIHEPGVAKVEDWLGIDNLYESVNTPLVGYLNNAIKAKELFKADKDYVVIDGEVMIVDEHTGRILAGRRYNEGMHQAIEAKEGVDIKDENQTLATITLQNFFRLYKRHDQNGKELPGLSGMTGTAMTEAAEFHQIYKLGVVPIPTNRPMVRKDQSDLIYRTEVAKFEAVVDDIVEKHEKGQPILVGTTSVEKSEYLSQQLSKRGIQHEVLNAKQHDREAPIIAQAGRKGAVTVATNMAGRGTDIKLGGNPDDLAEAELRQRGLDPEEHIEEWAAALPTALEKAEQAVKAEFEEVKDLGGLYVLGTERHESRRIDNQLRGRSGRQGDPGESRFYLSLGDDLMRLFKAQMVERVMSMANVPDDVPIENKMVTRAIASAQSQVEQQNFETRKNVLKYDEVLNRQREVIYGERRRVLEGEDLHEQVQHFMNDTIDAYISAETAEGFPEDWDLDRLWGAFKQLYPVKVTVEELEEAAGDRAGLTAEYISESIKDDIHEQYEGREKQLGSEIMRELERRVVLSVLDRKWREHLYEMDYLQEGIGLRAMAQKDPLVEYQREGFDMFTAMMEGIKEESVGYLFNLEVQVEQQVEEVPVEDEKPSLEKQDAVPAQAGGRPEIRAKGLDVPQRRELHFSAPTVDGEGGVIEGDFADDEEPVRSEADGLTRAERRKQSRGGRRRKK; this comes from the coding sequence GTGTCCGTCCTCTCAAAGATCATGCGTGCAGGCGAAGGTAAAATCCTGCGCAAGCTGCACCGCATCGCGGACCAGGTCAGCTCCATCGAAGAGGACTTCGTCGACCTCTCCGACGCCGAGCTGCGGGCCCTCACCGATGAGTACAAGCAGCGGTACGCCGAGGGCGAGAGTCTGGACGACCTGCTTCCCGAGGCCTTCGCGACCGTGCGTGAGGCTGCCAAGCGCGTGCTCGGCCAGCGTCACTACGACGTTCAGATGATGGGCGGTGCGGCCCTCCACCTCGGCTATGTCGCCGAGATGAAGACCGGTGAGGGCAAGACCCTCGTCGGCACGCTGCCCGCGTATCTGAACGCCCTCGCCGGCAAGGGCGTCCACCTCATCACGGTCAACGACTACCTGGCCGAGCGCGACTCCGAAATGATGGGACGCGTCCACAAGCTCCTGGGCCTGAACGTCGGCTGCATCCTGGCCAACATGACCCCGGCCCAGCGCCGTGAGCAGTACGCGTGCGACATCACCTACGGCACGAACAACGAGTTCGGCTTCGACTACCTGCGCGACAACATGGCCTGGTCGCAGGACGAACTCGTCCAGCGCGGCCACAACTACGCCATCGTCGACGAGGTCGACTCGATCCTCGTCGACGAGGCCCGTACGCCGCTGATCATCTCCGGCCCGGCCGACCAGGCCACCAAGTGGTACGGCGACTTCGCCAAGCTGGTCACGCGCCTCAAGCGCGGCGAGGCGGGCAACCCGCTCAAGGGCATCGAGGAGACCGGCGACTACGAGGTCGACGAGAAGAAGCGCACGGTCGCCATCCATGAGCCCGGTGTCGCCAAGGTCGAGGATTGGCTGGGCATCGACAACCTCTACGAGTCGGTGAACACCCCTCTGGTGGGCTACCTGAACAACGCCATCAAGGCCAAGGAGCTCTTCAAGGCGGACAAGGACTACGTCGTCATCGACGGCGAGGTCATGATCGTCGACGAGCACACCGGCCGTATCCTCGCGGGCCGCCGCTACAACGAGGGCATGCACCAGGCGATCGAGGCGAAGGAAGGGGTGGACATCAAGGACGAGAACCAGACGCTCGCCACCATCACCCTGCAGAACTTCTTCCGCCTCTACAAGCGCCACGACCAGAACGGCAAGGAACTGCCGGGCCTCTCCGGCATGACCGGTACGGCGATGACCGAGGCCGCCGAGTTCCACCAGATCTACAAGCTCGGCGTCGTCCCGATCCCGACCAACCGCCCGATGGTCCGCAAGGACCAGTCCGACCTGATCTACCGCACCGAGGTGGCGAAGTTCGAGGCGGTCGTCGACGACATCGTCGAGAAGCACGAGAAGGGCCAGCCGATCCTCGTCGGTACGACGTCGGTCGAGAAGTCCGAGTACCTCTCGCAGCAGCTCTCCAAGCGCGGCATCCAGCACGAAGTGCTGAACGCGAAGCAGCACGACCGTGAGGCCCCGATCATCGCCCAGGCCGGCCGCAAGGGCGCCGTGACGGTCGCCACGAACATGGCCGGCCGTGGTACGGACATCAAGCTCGGCGGCAACCCCGACGACCTCGCCGAGGCGGAGCTGCGCCAGCGCGGCCTCGACCCCGAGGAGCACATCGAGGAGTGGGCCGCGGCCCTGCCCACCGCTCTGGAGAAGGCCGAACAGGCCGTCAAGGCGGAGTTCGAGGAGGTCAAGGACCTCGGCGGGCTCTATGTCCTCGGCACCGAACGCCACGAGTCGCGTCGTATCGACAACCAGCTGCGCGGTCGTTCCGGCCGTCAGGGCGACCCCGGTGAGTCGCGTTTCTACCTGTCCCTCGGCGACGACCTGATGCGCCTGTTCAAGGCCCAGATGGTCGAGCGCGTGATGTCGATGGCGAACGTCCCGGACGACGTGCCGATCGAGAACAAGATGGTCACGCGCGCGATCGCGTCCGCCCAGTCGCAGGTCGAGCAGCAGAACTTCGAGACCCGTAAGAACGTCCTGAAGTACGACGAGGTCCTCAACCGGCAGCGCGAGGTCATCTACGGCGAGCGGCGCCGCGTCCTGGAGGGCGAGGACCTGCACGAGCAGGTGCAGCACTTCATGAACGACACCATCGACGCGTACATCTCCGCGGAGACCGCCGAGGGCTTCCCCGAGGACTGGGACCTCGACCGGCTGTGGGGCGCGTTCAAGCAGCTCTACCCGGTGAAGGTCACCGTCGAGGAGCTGGAGGAGGCAGCCGGCGACCGGGCCGGACTGACCGCCGAGTACATCTCCGAGTCCATCAAGGACGACATCCACGAGCAGTACGAGGGGCGCGAGAAGCAGCTCGGCTCCGAGATCATGCGTGAGCTGGAGCGCCGGGTCGTGCTGTCGGTCCTGGACCGCAAGTGGCGCGAGCACCTCTACGAGATGGACTACCTCCAGGAGGGCATCGGCCTGCGGGCGATGGCTCAGAAGGACCCGCTGGTCGAGTACCAGCGCGAGGGCTTCGACATGTTCACCGCCATGATGGAGGGCATCAAGGAGGAGTCCGTCGGCTACCTGTTCAACCTGGAGGTCCAGGTCGAGCAGCAGGTCGAGGAGGTCCCGGTCGAGGACGAGAAGCCGTCCCTCGAGAAGCAGGACGCGGTGCCGGCGCAGGCGGGCGGGCGTCCCGAGATCCGCGCCAAGGGGCTCGACGTCCCGCAGCGCCGGGAGCTGCACTTCTCCGCGCCCACCGTGGACGGGGAGGGCGGCGTCATCGAGGGCGACTTCGCCGACGACGAGGAGCCGGTGCGTTCCGAGGCCGACGGCCTCACCCGCGCGGAGCGGCGCAAGCAGTCCCGTGGCGGGCGACGCCGCAAGAAGTGA
- a CDS encoding response regulator transcription factor, with product MADSFGPMQDVGDGAVGMNPDPGSPRKEPIRVLVVDDHALFRRGLEIVLAAEEDIQVVGEAGDGAEAVDKAADLLPDIVLMDVRMPKRGGIEACTSIKEVAPSAKIIMLTISDEEADLYEAIKAGATGYLLKEISTDEVATAIRAVADGQSQISPSMASKLLTEFKSMIQRTDERRLVPAPRLTDRELEVLKLVATGMNNRDIAKQLFISENTVKNHVRNILEKLQLHSRMEAVVYAMREKILEIQ from the coding sequence ATGGCGGACAGCTTCGGACCGATGCAGGACGTCGGCGACGGCGCCGTCGGCATGAACCCGGACCCGGGTTCTCCACGCAAGGAGCCGATCCGTGTCCTGGTCGTGGACGACCACGCCCTCTTCCGTCGTGGCCTGGAGATCGTGCTCGCCGCCGAGGAGGACATCCAGGTCGTCGGCGAGGCCGGTGATGGCGCGGAGGCCGTGGACAAGGCCGCCGACCTGCTGCCGGACATCGTGCTGATGGACGTACGGATGCCCAAACGGGGCGGTATCGAGGCGTGCACCTCCATCAAGGAGGTCGCTCCGAGCGCGAAGATCATCATGCTGACGATCAGCGACGAGGAGGCCGACCTCTACGAGGCGATCAAGGCGGGCGCCACCGGATATCTGCTCAAGGAGATCTCCACGGACGAAGTGGCCACCGCGATTCGCGCGGTGGCCGACGGGCAGTCGCAGATCAGTCCGTCCATGGCGTCGAAGCTGCTCACCGAGTTCAAGTCGATGATCCAGCGGACCGACGAGCGTCGGCTCGTGCCGGCGCCGCGGCTCACCGACCGTGAACTGGAAGTGCTCAAGCTCGTCGCGACGGGCATGAACAACCGGGACATCGCCAAGCAATTGTTCATCTCCGAGAACACCGTGAAGAACCACGTGCGCAACATCCTGGAGAAGTTGCAACTGCACTCCAGGATGGAGGCCGTCGTTTACGCGATGCGGGAGAAGATCCTCGAGATCCAGTAG